In Phaseolus vulgaris cultivar G19833 chromosome 7, P. vulgaris v2.0, whole genome shotgun sequence, the genomic stretch GGTCTTCTCCGGCCTCCATACGAGGGTCGTCCAGACGTGGATCTAGGTCTACAAGGGCAACTAAGTGTTTTCTTGAGTTTCTGCCCCAGGAACGCCTTTCTATCGGTCGTTCATTGTAGTATACAACCGTCTAGTTGGTTCAACTTTTAAGCTGGCTACATAACACTCCCGTGCAGTCCTTTGATCAACATGTACTGTTGCAATATCTCCATTGATAGAAGGAAACTTCATGGCCAAATGAGGGGTAGAAACAATGGCTTTTAACCTATTAATGGAAGGACATCCGAGCAGTATATTGTAAGAAGTATTGGCATTAACCAACAAGTATCAGACGTTGATTGTCTTACTGAGATAGTCATCACCGAAAGTGGTGAATAAATCAATGTATCCCCTGATGTCCACTCGTTCTCCTGAAAAACCCAACTATCTGTTCATCATAAGGTTGTATCTCTGTTTCCGAAATTTACATCTTCTTAAAGGTCTCCCAGTATAGAATGTCGACCGAGCTACCCTGATCCACCAGAACTTTAGCAATTGGGAATTTGTATATCTCCACTGTGATGACCATAGGGTCATCTTGTGTCGGGTCGATTGCGGTGAAGTCATCATCGGTAAAGGAGATTGGAGGTATGTGTGGATGTTTATGTGTCGAAGTTGAATGGACGAATTGAATCGCCCTCAAATGTTTCTTCCTGGCAGAGTTAGAGCATCCACCACCTGCGAAGCCAACTGCGATATAATTAACCTCTTGGGGTGGTACGCCGAGTGAAACTGGATCAGCGATGGTGTTAATAACTTCTCGAAACTTTTGCTTGGTTAGGCTTTTTCGGTCAGGGCTCTCACTTCTGGGATGAGTGCGTCTGACAATACTTTCACTTCGTTTCTGCCTGGTCGTGCAACAATAATCATCACGACTTTGAGTGTCTCTTAGTTCGGAGTGTTCTCTGTCTCCAGAGAAGTAGTCAGGGTCGCGCTGGGGTGATCGTGCTTTAACAAACTTGTGAAGGTGACCCGCTTGCACCAGCtcttctattttatcttttaatgcCTGGCAGCCTTCGGTCGTATGGCCATAGTTGCGATGGTATTGGCAACGTTTGGTTGTATTGGCATTGACGGTGTTTGCGCCTGTTTGAGTGTTGGGATAAGTTCGGCTTGTAAGGCTTCATCTAACATTTTTCCTCTAGGCATTGTTAGAGGGGTGTAGTGGTGAAACGGAGGACCTCGGTTTGTCCGGAATCGGTCAGTCCCTGTGATGGGAGGACGAACGCCTCTATTTCTCTCCCTTTCTTTTTTAGAGGCTTCGACCTGTGTTTTCCTATGGTAATCAATGTGCTCTTCTATCTGCATGAATTTGGTGGCTCTTGTCCTCAGTTCATCCATGTCGTATGGTGGTTGTTTTATAAGGCTTTCAGTGAATCGGCCCGGTAGTATGGCCGAGATCAAATGATGCATTGCTATCTCTGGATTCAAGTTCCTGATTCCCATATAGACTTTACTAAATCTCTCCATAAAGGCTCTAAGGgattcacctttttcttgttttacATTAAGGAGACACATGGACGACACGCGGTGTGGTCTACTCGTTTTGTATTGGGTGGTGAACTTCGTTTCCAGAACTTTGAAATTCATCACAGAATTGGCAGGGAGTTTAGTAAACCATCCTAAAGGGCCTTCTCGAAGAGATGTCGGGAAGACTTTGCACCATACCGTCTGGTCGACCGTGTACAAAGTCATATgggttttaaaaatatttaagtgttCGTCCGGGTCAGTGGAGCAATCATAGAGATTCATAGTTAAACCCCTCCATTTATCAGGGAGTGGTTTCATGTTTTGAACTTTGGTGAAAGGGTGGTCCTTGTAGTTTTCTTCGTTgttgaaaacaacattttttgaACTTTGGTGGGTTGGATGTGTAGGACAAGTATGGTGTGTCTGATGGACCTGGTGAGTTTGATGGGTTGGTGGTCTGGATATGTGGGATTGTTCCTCTCTAACCGATACTCCAATCTGCTCCAACAGTTTCATGTTTTGTTCTTTCAAGTGAGCCACCTCATCTGCCTTCCGATGCCACTTTTCTTTCTGTTTGCGTCGATCTTCTTCGTGACGCAGTTGATCCACTATTCCCTTATGTCGTAGTTCTTCCATCTGAGCTTGGAGGGCCTGGATCATCAAGATTTGGTCTTCTTCCATGCCATCGTTATTGGTGTTGTTCATTGTGGATACCATCGTTACCCGTTGAAGTCCTTCCGTTTGAGAAGCTGAAAAttactcgggccccacggtgggcgccaattgtacctgtatggatGTCGGGGCTAAAGTAATGTTTGTCCACCTAGTATACAAATTTGATGTCATGCTGGTAGTCTCCAAATCCTTCGAAACTCTTCCACTCCTGCGTGTGTGCTCTGCCGGtcggtgggggtacctgcgattgcactccgacgctcaagttagtgcTAGTGTTTTAGTCTGTTCTCTTAGgatatgaaaaacgtaccttttcattttaaatagaaaattaataaatagaaacgttatgttatctttggatatacaaacaaaactaataacacatacttgctaccaacaatcatatccattaTACCTTTGGGTGATCCACAAATAccttataataatgaatttaaattatacccataaataaataatttagcatccattatataggtaattgaaataaaattcattagtaatttgaaattaaataaaacataaagatttgatcactttggtgattacaaatctatcatacaaataattctagaaataatatcattcataaaaaatatatttttatgccCTTGCTTTGATTTATCATAATCTTTTCAGCttgcaattaaaataaaacaagaatTCATGATTTAAGGTGAAGCGGAAGACTTGAGATTTCATTATTTCAATTTGAAATCAATTCAtaatgcaacaaaaataaaaggatAAATTAAACCTTACAATTTATCTTTTATGATGCAGCCGAAGACTTGGGATctcattattttaattgaaatcaattcataatgaaacaaaaataaaaggataaattaaaccatcaaaattattctcaaatgatattattttctttacaacattcataattttaaaaagtaggGTTCATAAAATTGGGAAAAACATCATTCATGGAGAAtctgataccacatgtaaaATCAAAAGTGTACAGTAATGAACAATGATgcacatcatcatcatcatcaggATCATACAAACTATGATTCTCACATTCCATACATCAATTATAATAGAGATAGACACTTACCTCCACAAAAGATCCTACGTGAGTCGTTCCTTTACCTCCTTTTGTCCCAATCTCTTTGGCAATTCCGTTCTTGTTCCATATGGCTAACCGTGATACCACTCttatttgcagagacaaaaccctattgttattatttcccaatctccatcagatgtaggtttttcattaggtatcatcatcatcatcatatatatatatatatatatatatatatcacgtTAACCAATGGatctttaattctattattattattacgcAATTTCTTACCcccacatttttcttcctgcaccccacactCTTATGCAAAGACTAATTGcccttattagtttttaaaatttcagaaaTATCCTTAACCTAAAAAATCCCTAGAGAGGCGCAGACAAGGATGCTCTCAGATTGTGCAGTCGTGTCTTTCATGTTCTACCAGCAACGACACCTCCAAATCATTCTCCTTTCAATCTCACTTTTTGTTGGTGATTTAGAGTGTTATTGACAAAGGTAAGTAAATTTCTTTGCTTTCGGATCTGCACATCCGTTTTTTATGGATTTTTGTTTCCGTAAGTGCTTTCTCACATTCCAGATTATAGAATCCAGTAGAATTTTAAATCACAAAATATGGTAAAATCCTGGATTTATGCTTCCGGTAAAATCCCATATTTATGGTTCTGAGAATATTTCAGATTTGTGGATCCGAGAAGGTTTCGGATTTGTGGATCCGTATTTGTGTTTTTATGGTCATCCTTTCTTCAACATATATAACTTCAtcctaatatttttttctatcttcGAATGTAACTGTTATAGTGGgatataaaacaatttaaatatgaTGGAAGTTACAATATAATATGAATGTATACAACTTGAACATCCAATCTATtccaaaatacattttatttaattggGTCATATCAAATGCAACGTCCCACACCATTACTATTTTTGGTTAAGCTCTTACAAGAATATTTGAATTTATGATGTGATCTTAGATACAATATTTAAATCCCTCTCACCTCACCGCTATTACTCAATTATATCCTAATTTTATTACTTcacaaattattatatttaattaaatgtttgttcaaaatgttattttattctggtttaaatattcttttattcttCTGGATTTTGTATATGATTTGCAATgagcttcttttttttcttcttttaatatttctttttagtctatttagtttatttatatttgtttagtaGAAATGatcaatgttttttttctttcttttcgtttcaatagaattttatatttgttgtttCGTGTTTGTATTGGTTCAACATCTTATTCATTAGTTTGTAATTTGGTTTAActtgtgatgagaatcaaataaaggaggcttttattaatggaggaagaggacatccaccctcacatttgaagttcttccttctagtcttctcaaaattaaaagaagacataaaataaagatgaggcccaagcccaaagcccaagcccaagcccaagaaggccaaagcccaaagagcccaagtccatcccatgaggggcaaggccaagctttgaaatactcttgtatagttttaggaggtgtggttattaaataaaggagtgtgaaaatgtaaaataaagtcacattacccatgtgacttaggagagtggtgtaggtgtagtttttgggaggtgtcttggtagaaaaaggtcacacctcccatgtgacttgttttttgtgggaatttcaaatgagtttatttgaaatttcccacctatttttcagcaccttaggctataaatagaggtgcttcctttgtaaaattcagattggaattaatctaagaaaactctactcaaattttgagtgaactttggagagctttgagccttcttctctagtcttatcttgatggatcaatggagtcctcaagtggcgacatcactcttatctaggagcattccacacttctagtggcgagatcatccaacctccttccatcttcatgagcatttcttctctccttcctttctcctctttcatttgtttttgttagcttgtgttcttgagtttgttttggtgttcttgctgtttttatgagtaatttggttcggcagttttataattctgtccattcatcttgttcctttgcttttcttactcttttgttcggttcaatttgactaaaattggttcatccaaatgagtttgggatttggtactagtttttggtgagttcttgtcttagaacaatgatccaactctaagaaaagtgcctctataatgtccaactcaaggtgattcctaagaaggtcaagaacctttctctatatggctagtggaatcacatcatgaaTGGTGTAATTGAATAAAACTGGTGAAGATTAGGGGAGGAGGTTCTCAAGGAGTGGTAAGTAAATATGTTGTAATATGATACTTGTTCACTATCAATTTGATATGATTTTTGTTcattaaattgtatattttatatgattttggttGGTTAAATTAGGATAGAGGAGAGTTAAAATTGGTGTCTCATGGCCGAAAAATGAATAAGATGGGTGCTCCTCATCCTCAGATAGTACCTATAGTGGAGGTGTCATGTTTAGTTGGACTTGTAGGGGAAAGCTATGACACGATAGACAAAGGATTGTTGTGTGCCTTTGTAGAAAGATGGCACCCAGAGACAAATTCCTTTCATCTGCTGTAGGTGAGTTGACCATCACATTGGATGATGTGTCGAATTTGTTGCACCTCCCAATTATCGGACAATTTTACACGTACCCGAGCTTGGATGTAGCTGCGACGACTGATTTGCTACACCTAGTAGGGTTGCACCATCTTTGCATATAAGAGTGCTATGTCGGTTAGTGTATCATACTTGGGATTGTTTGTAGATTTAAGACACATCGGAGGATACTCGTGGGCAACAGCTGCTTTGACCCATATGTATGAGCAATTAGGAGATGATTCATATGCAAATACTAGACAGTTAGCTGGGTATGTCACATTATTGACATCATGGACTTTCCGAGTATTGGGCACCGACAGCTTCAGGATGACTATGTTGAGGATGAGTCGCGGTGTATGAAATATGTGGTCGGGAGTAGGTTTTCCACACTTGCATATGTTCGGATGCAATTAGATAGCCTTTGTATAGGTGTTGTTCAATGGATGCCCTACGAAGAGCATAAAGCGGTGCGTCCTTTTGAGTGGATTTCATTATTTTCAGGGTACATTCGATTGAGGGCTTGTAGGCAGATGCATTTGCCTGAACGTGTGCTCAGATAGTTTGGATATATACAGTGTATCCCTCGTCACCCAACCACCGTTCATCGTGGCGATCCCTCCACATCTGAGATTGACCATCGATGGTTAGATTTTAATGCTAACGTCGTACAGGGTGTCATATTAGCAGCTGATGTTGGAACCTGTGTTCCTGCATATTTGGAGTGGTTTCGATCTATATCACACCCATATATCATTCAGATGGCTGAGGATAATCGACCTCCGGTGATTACCCCTGATGGACGGTAGGACAGGAATGATACTATCTTTGAGCATCCCGCAGTGGAAGAACTTATTACTTGcttatttaaataatacatgctcaattgcaatcaatgtaATTTGTTTAATTGTAGGGTCTTTGTGGAAGAATAGCATCCACCTTGCAGTTGATTATAGATGATGGTCATGTAACCGAGGATTCACCTGCATGGGAAGGGACACAGACAACCTTGATGCTAGCCCGATCAGCCACCGAGGACATGTTTGTGTATGTCTGCAGACGACGACACGGACGATGATGATGATCATTTTagttgttttatgttttgtaATTTCGTGAAGAAATACTTAGTTTACAATTATTTCAGAATTTCATAATTTGATGAATGAACACTTTGGTTATATGAAATTAGACAATTCTTCTTCTGCATTTATAATAGTCATAATGTTAACATATTCATTTATTAATGCAATTACAACTATAAATGTCGCCTAATGGACATAATTTGTGTAAACATTTGCATCCTACTAGTATAATATGAACACCAAGCTTTGGCAATTGGATAATAATGAGTAGAccataaaatatttgttagtgGAATCGGGCAACCTTCTTGCAATTGAACCTGTTAAAAATTGTAAGCAATGTCgttaattatgtttttctatgattccTAAAATTCATTAACAATGAAGTTTAACAAACCTGAACAAAATGATTTCCATGAACATGTCCAATACAGATGATGCGGTGATGATTAAAATCTGTTGGAGGTTATGATCTTAATGGAAAAATAGTCAATGATTGTTTAAGAGATAAACACACAACAATCACATTATATCGATTCGCAATAATGTATCTCATATCCGGTATTGTCATCCACTTATTTGTACTTATCTGCAAACATAAGGAAATGCAATAAGTTAATCCAACTCATACACCATTTTACAATTAATAACATCATTCAGAATGAATAGAATTACCATGTGGTCAACTAGAAGTGAATTTTTCCTCATCTGTAGTAAACGCATTTGTACATTCATCATCATCCCAGACATCAACCCCATCATATAATTCTTGTTCAAATTCTTCACTACTGTCCATGCttctacaaaaaaaatgaaactaaatCATTGCATTCCGGATCCATGAATTCATAAGTCATTCCAGATCcaacaatccataattcaaaagaCCATTCCGGATTCAAGAATCCttaacacaaaaaaacaatttcGGATTCGCAATAATTCTATTAGGCtttcggatccaccaatccataataCAATTTAGGCTTCTAGATTTAGAATTcgaaaaataacaatttatgaTATTGTAACTTCCGGAACACCCCTCAGCTGGAAAACACAATTTAATTAATCACATTCATGAATCCGGAATACATTACCGGATCCCGATATCCGGTAATCCCGAAATCTCCATAATCATTATGTTCCTAAAAAAATCTTAACTCTTACCTCTACAACTCAAACAACACTTCGGCAACATTGCGTACTCCTCCACCTTGCTTCGAACAATTACAAAGACCCTCCACAGTAGTTGATATTCAATGATGAAGATGAACAACGACAATGAAAGTCTAGTACGGTGCCTCTTTTCAAATTATAGGTCAAGATTAATTttggaatatttaaaattgtggggatgcaggaagaaaaacgtgaacgtgcaggaagaagaagttTTATTATGAAATCATATTCGGACCCAAAGTCCAAACTCTTTGTTTTGTCACgttattgaaattaatttacataattttttaaaaaaacaaaaagaaaagaaacaataaaataaaacaacaacaaacaagAATTAAGATTTGTGTGCCGAAAATTCTTCAGAAAAATCTGAATTTTGAAAGACGAAGATGAGAAGAgttgttttgaattttgaatggGATGTACTGTGTTCTCTAGATGTACCTCTATgccttcattttttttaaaggataTTGTATCTCTGAGACTATGCCTCCAAACTTAGTGtttagaaaacaaaatgttggagatcccacatcgattagagattagagcctttcattgtatataagtgggtgcaaacctcaaccctatgagtcggttttatggggttgagttaggcttaaagttcactttgtaatatggtatcagagccattttgagcctatcctagcgagtgtttgtgttgggcctatcgtgccacccgctatcgggccgctatcggaccacccaaaatatatagtctcacgcacgagttggcagtctcggcgtgaggggggtgtgttgaagatcctacatcgactagagattagagcctttcattgtatataagtgggtgcaaacctcaaccctatgaaccggttttatggggttgagttaggcttaaagtccactttgtaataaaaaaaattagagaaatgAAATTTgaacttaaaataataattttactatAAATTTCTAAATAACCGTCAATATTTACAAGGGATATAACCTCTACTAATAAATCtctactaaaatattttttttagtgagtGAGTCTTAGACAAATTTTTCTGGAATGATTTTGTTTAAGtgaattttcaatattttaacttttcatAAGGCTATTATAACCTCTCCGAATAAATATctagtaaaattaaatttttttttgtagtgagtgAGTCTTAGACAAATTTCTCTGGATACTATTATTCTTATAAAAGCCACATTCATATAAAAGCTATACACAAACATATCATCAAAATATACATATATCTTTTCCCTCGATTTACAAATATAaacttttttacttttttttaatataaactttTTTAGAACAGAAGAGTTGTTGTAAAGATAGATGTAGATGACAAGGATTGTTtgaacaaagtaaaaaaaaaaaacacgtcaacaaaaaaatctaaaaagaaaagaaacaataaaataaaacaataacaaaCAAGAATTAAGATTTGAAaggaaagtaaagaaaaattatcCTTTCATATTATATTGGATTTTTCCATGAAACATAGAAAAGGAGAGATGAAAAACGTTTGCAGAGAAACGAAAAAGAAAGACCACGAAATCAGAGAAACTAACAATctaatttttctttctcattaaTCTGTATGCAAACAAGAAAACCAAAAGGATAAACCACAAAattcaagaatcattcataagCTAAAAATATTATCAGAGAAAATTTCTATAGatcattttctatttaaaaGCATTATTGTGTGCCGCAATAGTTTTTCGATTACAAGTTTGTTTGGCGTGTTTCACGTTTATGTTTTAAGTGGTTTGAAATATCGTTTGTATCACATTGACCCTAAGTCAAACTTTGATCAATTAAGAATGAACCTGTCTTAAGATTCGATAAATATTGTGTGGAGCACAATTTGAGTTGGGGGTGGTGACTGAAATATGGAATCACAGGAATTTTATCATTATATTCAAATTCATATCatgtatattaaatatattataaagcacactttaattttaaattttatttttcttttataacttaattatatattatttaaattgatatattaagtgaataaaataaattaatttaatatttgcaaATATTTCGACCCAAAGACATTTGAAACCAGCATGATATAAACACCTTGAACTAACATACATGAACACAAATTAATTTGGGAAACATTGTGTTCATAAAAACATTACAAATTCTTaataatttgtgaaaattta encodes the following:
- the LOC137829340 gene encoding uncharacterized protein, which translates into the protein MVSTMNNTNNDGMEEDQILMIQALQAQMEELRHKGIVDQLRHEEDRRKQKEKWHRKADEVAHLKEQNMKLLEQIGVSVREEQSHISRPPTHQTHQVHQTHHTCPTHPTHQSSKNVVFNNEENYKDHPFTKVQNMKPLPDKWRGLTMNLYDCSTDPDEHLNIFKTHMTLYTVDQTVWCKVFPTSLREGPLGWFTKLPANSVMNFKVLETKFTTQYKTSRPHRVSSMCLLNVKQEKGESLRAFMERFSKVYMGIRNLNPEIAMHHLISAILPGRFTESLIKQPPYDMDELRTRATKFMQIEEHIDYHRKTQVEASKKERERNRGVRPPITGTDRFRTNRGPPFHHYTPLTMPRGKMLDEALQAELIPTLKQAQTPSMPIQPNVANTIATMAIRPKAARH